One stretch of Astatotilapia calliptera chromosome 3, fAstCal1.2, whole genome shotgun sequence DNA includes these proteins:
- the LOC113018985 gene encoding butyrophilin subfamily 1 member A1-like: MKVMSNVSSRVVLQCESAGWYPEPELLWLDGEGNLLSAGPTETLRGPDDLYTVSSRVTVEKRHSNNITCRVQQRNTNQSRETHIHVPGSAVRKEPSATFIIVIVGLLWICTVVTVVWNFIPSKKPDPKEIETEKKTTKQKWTRAPADNTEIIAIKAVPPSEQLEDDTSAAEEIKEDEKEKKQKKQKYRISGSKKKAQI, from the exons ATGAAGGTGATGTCAAATGTCAGCAGCAGGGTGGTGTTACAGTGTGAGTCTGCAGGCTGGTATCCAGAGCCTGAGCTGCTGTGGTTGGACGGTGAGGGAAACCTCCTCTCTGCTGGACCTACAGAGACCCTCAGAGGTCCTGATGACCTCTATActgtcagcagcagagtgactgtggagaagagacacagcaacaacatcacCTGCAGAGTCCAACAGAGGAACACCAACcagagcagagagacacacatacatgttcCAG GCTCTGCTGTCAGGAAGGAACCATCGGCCACTTTCATCATCGTGATAGTTGGCCTGCTGTGGATTTGTACCGTTGTCACTGTCGTGTGGAATTTCATACCATCAAAAAAACCTG ACCCCAAAGAGATTGAAActgagaagaaaacaacaaaacaaaaatggaccAGAGCTCCTGCTGACAACACTGAGATCATAGCAATAAAAGCAGTGCCGCCATCAGAACAGCTGGAAGACgacacatctgctgctgaggaGATCAAAGAAGAcgagaaggaaaagaaacagaagaaacagaagTACAGAATAAGTGGTTCAAAGAAAAAAGCTCAAATTTGA
- the LOC113018983 gene encoding butyrophilin subfamily 1 member A1-like, translated as MSLQEIFWRPSAVTSVLVLLTLLFCRGSVSTPVIKVMSNDSSRVVLQCESAGWYPEPELLWLDGEGNLLSAGPTETLRGPDDLYTVSSRVTVEKRHSNNITCRVQQRNTNQSRETHIHVPGSAVRKEPSATFIIVIIGLLYVGAAIAFVWNFMLSKKPDTKVNETELKTMTQKRSRARGDDTENKEIKEEPPSEQLEDDTSAVDMSEVIKEGEENQETETQSTAQSALTSSEN; from the exons ATGTCTCTTCAGGAGATCTTCTGGAGACCGTCAGCTGTCACTTCTGTTTTGGTGCTTCTAACACTTCTCTTCTGCAGAG GGTCAGTCTCTACACCCGTCATAAAGGTGATGTCAAATGACAGCAGCAGGGTGGTGTTACAGTGTGAGTCTGCAGGCTGGTATCCAGAGCCTGAGCTGCTGTGGTTGGACGGTGAGGGAAACCTCCTCTCTGCTGGACCTACAGAGACCCTCAGAGGTCCTGATGACCTCTATActgtcagcagcagagtgactgtggagaagagacacagcaacaacatcacCTGCAGAGTCCAACAGAGGAACACCAACcagagcagagagacacacatacatgttcCAG GCTCTGCTGTCAGGAAGGAACCATCGGCCACTTTCATCATCGTGATCATTGGCCTGCTGTACGTTGGCGCTGCTATCGCTTTCGTTTGGAATTTCATGCTATCAAAAAAACCTG ACACCAAGGTGAATGAAACTGAGCTGAAAACAATGACACAAAAACGCAGCAGAGCTCGTGGTGACGACACCgagaacaaagaaataaaagaagagcCGCCATCAGAACAGCTGGAAGACGACACATCTGCTGTTGACATGAGTGAGGTGATCAAAGAGGGCGAGGAAAACCAGGAAACAGAGACTCAGAGTACGGCACAGTCAGCCTTAACCAGCAgtgaaaactaa
- the LOC113013710 gene encoding myelin-oligodendrocyte glycoprotein-like, with product MCVYKSHFEDSFFPFPLWTLILCSAFIVRTPVQGEVLVIGSNLPIIAAPGDDVILPCHLEPMFDVQGLTVEWSKPDLKPDPSDRLSRVGYVHLYRDRQEVPDMKMASYFRRTELFMDDMKHGNISLKILNVSEEDNGRYRCFIPKLQSRVKAAVVELVVGEKICFDHDYIIDLKYAKTSTTESPVYPRNFRTPDPREMSPRNTLCQTLEDCLDFIRDLKFSLEINT from the exons ATGTGTGTCTACAAATCACACTTTGAGgactcttttttcccttttccacTCTGGACTTTAATCCTGTGCTCGGCTTTCATCGTCAGGACTCCTGTTCAAG GTGAGGTTCTGGTGATTGGTTCAAATCTTCCAATCATCGCCGCTCCGGGTGATGATGTCATCCTGCCGTGTCACCTGGAGCCCATGTTCGATGTCCAGGGTCTGACGGTGGAGTGGTCCAAACCCGACCTGAAGCCCGACCCGTCGGACCGGCTGAGCCGAGTGGGGTACGTTCACCTGTACAGGGACAGGCAGGAGGTCCCCGACATGAAGATGGCCTCGTACTTCAGGAGGACGGAGCTGTTCATGGACGACATGAAACACGGGAACATTTCACTGAAGATCCTGAACGTGTCGGAGGAAGACAACGGCAGATACAGATGTTTCATCCCCAAGCTGCAGAGCAGAGTGAAAGCTGCTGTTGTTGAACTTGTAGTCGGTGAGAAGATTTGTTTTG ATCATGACTATATTATAGATCTAAAGTACGCTAAGACCTCTACGACAGAGAGTCCGGTGTATCCTAGAAACTTCAGAACTCCAGATCCTCGTGAGATGTCTCCAAGAAATA ctCTCTGTCAAACACTGGAGGACTGCTTGGACTTCATTAGAGACCTGAAGTTCAGTCTGGAGATCAACACTTAG